Proteins encoded by one window of bacterium:
- a CDS encoding transposase: MKSSSESGTVTLFIDGMHLIHQLIASLCWGDPLDPPVMETNTGRKRLNILGAYNPDSHSLVHLTGEENCDAKRIIEFYTLIINAYPNASKIIIIRDNAAYLP, translated from the coding sequence ATGAAGTCCTCCAGCGAATCCGGAACCGTGACCTTATTTATCGATGGCATGCATTTGATTCATCAGCTCATTGCCAGTCTTTGCTGGGGAGATCCCCTTGATCCACCAGTGATGGAAACCAATACTGGTCGCAAGAGACTGAATATCTTAGGGGCATATAATCCCGACTCTCATTCACTTGTTCATCTTACGGGTGAAGAAAATTGTGATGCCAAGCGGATTATTGAGTTTTATACCCTCATCATCAATGCCTATCCCAATGCATCCAAGATCATAATCATCAGAGATAATGCTGCCTATTTACCGTGA
- a CDS encoding DUF1156 domain-containing protein, which yields MKDLFVENAELNDRRLIEDFLPIQAISAEASREKSVRKGHISTLHLWWARRPLVACRAAVYGALVPASRFIPENGPDNKKQSLGRANAAKFIERLCKYPGNPTVIKEAQRHILEAHAERLTEETGKKVTVEDIEEGRAPRPKVLDMFAGGGAIPLEALRFGCEAYALDLNPVAHIIQLCTLVYPQKYGKPDPNVRGMTGPKNAKGETTWGGLADEVRYWGEWVLKKVKAEIGDLYPLIPDPDSKGEKPRVQADLWQSSERESVPPGYLVPVAYLWTRTVRCKNPSCGATVPLVRQTWLCKKSGGKRSDPKYVAVKICGDRENKDIRFEVVEARSEAGLGFNPSAGSKGGDATCSLCGTVADSDYVKAEGCAKRFGHRLMAVVATRTRSDGKTYLSPSDVPHQALDDSSLHKRAEEAAAAYGVTVPTEPLEPNPRSFDVQHYGFTHWRDILSPRQLLAMTCFAGQIRKAHVELVNAMGDADIATAMATCLSMALGRLADYCTSFCTWQPEFIKNTFNSAGMPMIMDFAEANPVVDTSGSWPSAIGYVAAALDEFAVAGYPGIVARGSALKSPWPEDAFDAIITDPPYYDSRSYSNLADHFFVWHKRSLGNIHSEHFASELTPKKNEAIAAKYRHKGSKELADRAYEKMMEEAFVECNRVLRPGMPLVCVYAHKTTAGWSTLINALMKAGFVVVEAWPVDMERKVRQNAQNTAALASSIFLVARKREGALTGSYEDEVRSELDKIVRERVDSLWKMGITGADLVIAAVGAGLRAFTKFARVEYANGEEVPAEKFLAEVEGVVLETLLEKIFGVTGSGVAAVDGPSRFYVLWRYAYKAAEMDAGEAIVFTYGQNVELDGQNGLSSGSRALVEKKKGKYRLRDFAERGDDEKLGMPKDDGKSAPLIDILHRILWLVENEPRKLNDFLDEARPDRERLRLVAQTLAGTALAGRKDDGPEHTLATTPAEGAALKKLVANWRALIDQRLAAREGTLFELIRNSEAKK from the coding sequence TTGAAGGACCTCTTTGTGGAGAACGCTGAATTGAACGACCGCAGACTCATAGAAGATTTCCTGCCGATACAGGCCATCAGCGCCGAGGCGTCGCGGGAGAAATCCGTCCGCAAGGGGCACATTTCGACCCTTCACCTCTGGTGGGCGCGGCGGCCCCTGGTGGCGTGTCGCGCAGCGGTATACGGCGCGCTTGTCCCGGCGTCGCGGTTCATCCCGGAGAACGGACCTGACAACAAGAAGCAGAGTCTGGGCAGGGCCAATGCGGCCAAGTTCATCGAGCGGCTCTGCAAGTATCCAGGCAACCCTACCGTCATCAAGGAAGCCCAGCGGCATATTCTCGAAGCCCATGCCGAGCGGTTGACCGAAGAGACCGGCAAGAAGGTCACCGTCGAGGACATCGAAGAAGGCCGCGCCCCTCGTCCCAAGGTGCTCGACATGTTCGCCGGTGGTGGGGCCATCCCTTTGGAAGCCCTGCGCTTCGGTTGTGAAGCCTACGCCCTCGACCTCAACCCAGTGGCGCACATCATCCAACTCTGCACCTTGGTCTATCCGCAGAAATACGGAAAGCCCGACCCGAATGTCCGCGGTATGACCGGCCCCAAGAACGCGAAGGGCGAAACCACCTGGGGCGGCTTGGCCGATGAGGTCCGCTACTGGGGCGAATGGGTACTCAAGAAGGTCAAGGCCGAGATCGGCGACCTTTACCCGCTCATCCCCGATCCCGACAGCAAGGGTGAAAAACCTCGGGTTCAAGCCGATTTGTGGCAGTCTTCTGAAAGGGAAAGTGTACCGCCGGGGTACCTCGTGCCAGTTGCCTATCTCTGGACCCGGACCGTCCGCTGCAAAAACCCTTCGTGCGGGGCAACTGTTCCGCTGGTCAGGCAGACATGGTTATGCAAGAAAAGTGGCGGTAAGAGGAGTGATCCTAAGTATGTAGCCGTGAAGATTTGCGGAGATCGCGAAAACAAGGACATTCGTTTCGAGGTTGTTGAAGCAAGGTCTGAGGCAGGGTTGGGATTTAACCCTTCGGCAGGTTCAAAAGGAGGTGACGCAACGTGTTCGCTTTGTGGGACTGTTGCTGATAGCGACTATGTGAAGGCCGAAGGTTGTGCGAAGCGGTTTGGGCATCGTCTCATGGCCGTCGTCGCTACCCGCACGAGAAGTGACGGAAAGACATATCTCTCACCGTCTGACGTTCCCCATCAAGCCTTGGATGATAGCAGCCTCCATAAGCGTGCAGAAGAAGCTGCTGCTGCATACGGGGTGACCGTACCCACCGAACCTCTTGAGCCGAATCCCCGATCTTTCGATGTTCAGCATTACGGCTTCACTCACTGGCGCGACATCCTTTCACCGCGCCAGCTTCTTGCGATGACGTGTTTCGCCGGGCAAATCCGGAAAGCCCATGTCGAGTTGGTCAACGCGATGGGAGATGCTGATATTGCTACGGCCATGGCAACCTGCCTCAGCATGGCGCTCGGCCGGCTGGCAGACTATTGCACCTCGTTCTGTACCTGGCAGCCCGAATTCATTAAGAACACATTTAATTCGGCTGGAATGCCAATGATTATGGATTTCGCTGAAGCCAACCCCGTTGTCGATACCTCTGGAAGTTGGCCAAGCGCCATTGGCTATGTTGCCGCGGCACTCGATGAATTCGCCGTGGCGGGTTACCCCGGTATCGTGGCCCGTGGTTCAGCTCTCAAATCGCCTTGGCCGGAGGATGCTTTTGATGCAATTATCACAGACCCTCCCTATTACGACAGCCGGTCCTACTCCAACTTGGCGGATCATTTCTTTGTATGGCACAAACGATCTCTTGGAAACATCCACTCGGAGCATTTCGCTTCTGAACTGACGCCGAAGAAGAACGAAGCCATTGCGGCGAAGTACCGGCACAAAGGATCGAAGGAACTCGCCGACCGGGCATACGAAAAGATGATGGAGGAAGCCTTTGTCGAATGCAACCGTGTCCTTCGTCCTGGTATGCCGCTGGTTTGCGTATACGCTCATAAAACAACTGCCGGTTGGTCCACACTCATCAATGCCTTGATGAAGGCGGGGTTCGTGGTTGTGGAGGCCTGGCCGGTCGATATGGAACGAAAAGTACGTCAGAACGCGCAAAACACGGCGGCGCTCGCGTCCAGCATCTTTCTGGTTGCCCGCAAACGTGAAGGTGCATTGACCGGCTCTTATGAGGACGAAGTACGGTCCGAGCTCGATAAGATCGTCCGCGAGCGCGTTGATTCGCTCTGGAAAATGGGCATCACGGGCGCGGACCTGGTCATCGCCGCGGTGGGCGCGGGCTTACGCGCCTTCACCAAATTTGCCCGCGTGGAGTACGCAAACGGCGAGGAGGTCCCGGCCGAGAAGTTCCTGGCCGAGGTGGAAGGGGTCGTCCTGGAGACGCTTCTTGAGAAAATCTTCGGGGTTACCGGCAGCGGGGTCGCAGCGGTGGACGGCCCGAGTCGGTTTTACGTCCTCTGGCGCTACGCTTACAAGGCGGCCGAGATGGACGCGGGCGAGGCCATCGTTTTCACCTACGGCCAGAATGTAGAGCTGGACGGCCAGAACGGACTCTCGTCCGGAAGCCGCGCGCTGGTCGAAAAAAAGAAGGGCAAATACCGGCTGCGCGATTTCGCCGAACGGGGTGATGACGAAAAGCTGGGGATGCCAAAGGATGACGGCAAGTCCGCCCCGCTGATCGACATTCTGCACCGCATCCTCTGGCTGGTGGAAAACGAACCCCGCAAGCTGAATGACTTCCTCGACGAGGCGAGGCCGGACCGCGAACGGTTGCGACTGGTAGCCCAGACCCTGGCCGGAACGGCGCTGGCCGGCAGGAAGGACGACGGACCGGAACACACACTGGCGACCACGCCGGCGGAAGGGGCTGCGCTCAAGAAACTCGTCGCCAACTGGCGGGCGCTCATCGACCAACGGCTGGCCGCCAGGGAAGGAACCCTATTTGAACTCATTCGAAATTCGGAGGCCAAAAAGTGA
- a CDS encoding CHASE domain-containing protein, translating into MVEKSKILLSFAAAFGLFLLLSLGIQRLIVFPKFEVMEATEWCASLERCRLAMQRELESLGQFITGYSIWDDTCSFLEEGGQEYIDENFMPSTYEGGHLNLVCLADNQGNIRYQGVYDLELRSFITGKSILTSPLSLSHPLMAVIKHPQDDAGSGLLMTDLGPMLIVSQPVLDSNGHGPARGVIVMGRFLNEQLATLIGRQNRVDFSIAALHELPKKARKFIPQNLHGYSYYLVKPENEYHEYLDIYSEYPDLNGKPVLLLKIHQPPLITSEGRQALRQARFWLLGLGLILLAAISGWSLLPKGSLVRKNKEIVSNRLWFGKPGLIGLAGLILTIALFYSAGKTAHKDLHEYFEKEAATCIFLLREKLGQALLDLDALRRFFDRSQGVVMRLEFERFIKPVIAQGRGIQAFEWIPRITGQERERFELKAQQEGFAHFRFREKNNRGEMVTAAFRDEYFPVYYLEPYQGNERMIGYDLGSDPVTRQALEKARDTGKPAVTSRIRLVQETGNQFGFLVFIPVYDPKKPVAQLEERRKALLGFVVGVFRPSDCLEGALVHAPHEGMDFLLFDLSAPYRERLLYSTAFQSERALPDLSFEETFPVADRKMSVVCTAKASYLKAHRSLGHWLILPAGLFITFLLMLYLQTLHHQARKTEELVNLRTAELQMLLDNIETQIWYLMDAKTCGRVNRARADFLGREIRDIEYRNIYDLLPHDEAEACLSGNNLLFQEKRQMRTEEWVTNGRGERRLLSIVKTPKLNAAGQVEYIVCSAEDITEQRIIEEQLRKAKEETEAANWLLKESIDRANDLAVQAEAANKAKSEFLANMSHEIRTPMNGVIGMTGLLLDTDLSPEQRQYADIVRSSAESLLALVNDILDFSKIEASRLELEIIDFDLVVALDELSDILSFKVQEKGLEFVSLIDPHVPTLLRGDPGRLRQILINLAGNAIKFTHQGEIIIRVKLDEEDDRKATLRFEVSDTGIGIARERIEKLFRPFTQADSSVSRQYGGTGLGLSISKRLSEMMGGRIGVVSEEGKGSTFWFTIVLDKQTEPKPYREIADLSGLRLLVVDDHPVNRCLLVELLRARKCLCEEAVDGYSALEKLRLAAQEGKPFSMAILDMQMPGMSGEELGKKIKQDSLLRETILIMMTSIGKRGDAARLDQIGFAAYLTKPVQQSRFFDALSLALGRKNPPCNQKEESLVTKYTVEENNRRKIRILLAEDNITNQKVALAILNKLGYRADAVANGREALKALESIPYDLVLMDCQMPEMDGYEATRIIRHPSSAVLNHHIPIIAMTAQAMTGDRGKCLEAGMDDYISKPVNPQALAKVLKDWGKKSRPSQEQIREDEEKKKPLIQVFDRGDFMSRFLGDEDLAMILIEGFLQDAPRQIARLKQALASGDAFLVHLQAHTIKGIAANLSALSLKETAYDMETAAKKGDLAKVAHLLPHLEKESETLKETLVQVLADKHGLPG; encoded by the coding sequence TTGGTAGAAAAGTCTAAAATACTTTTGAGCTTTGCCGCAGCTTTTGGTTTATTTTTGCTCCTGAGCCTGGGCATTCAGCGGTTAATTGTCTTCCCGAAATTTGAGGTGATGGAGGCAACCGAATGGTGCGCAAGCCTTGAGCGGTGTCGTCTGGCCATGCAGCGCGAGTTGGAGAGTCTGGGCCAGTTTATTACCGGCTATTCCATATGGGACGACACCTGCAGCTTTCTCGAAGAGGGCGGTCAGGAATATATCGATGAAAACTTCATGCCCTCGACCTACGAGGGAGGCCATCTCAATCTGGTCTGCCTTGCTGATAACCAGGGAAATATCAGGTACCAGGGGGTATATGACCTGGAGCTGCGGTCATTCATCACCGGGAAATCTATTCTGACCTCCCCTCTTTCCCTCTCTCACCCGCTGATGGCTGTCATAAAGCACCCGCAAGACGATGCAGGCAGTGGCCTGCTCATGACTGACCTTGGTCCGATGCTGATTGTTTCACAGCCGGTTCTCGACAGTAATGGACATGGCCCTGCCAGGGGAGTTATTGTTATGGGGCGATTTCTCAACGAGCAATTGGCCACCTTAATCGGCAGGCAGAATCGCGTGGACTTCAGCATTGCAGCCCTGCATGAGCTCCCGAAAAAAGCGCGGAAGTTTATCCCCCAGAATCTCCATGGCTACTCCTACTACCTGGTGAAACCGGAAAATGAATATCATGAGTACCTGGATATATATTCAGAGTATCCTGACCTGAACGGCAAGCCGGTCCTGCTCCTCAAGATACACCAGCCGCCTCTGATTACCAGTGAGGGCAGGCAGGCGCTCCGGCAGGCGCGCTTTTGGCTGCTGGGGCTTGGCCTCATCCTGCTGGCGGCGATCTCTGGCTGGTCGCTTCTGCCCAAAGGCAGTCTTGTCCGAAAGAATAAGGAAATTGTATCCAACCGGCTGTGGTTTGGGAAGCCGGGACTTATCGGCCTGGCCGGTCTTATCCTGACAATTGCCCTCTTCTATTCTGCCGGAAAAACAGCCCACAAGGACCTTCACGAGTATTTTGAAAAAGAAGCGGCTACCTGCATTTTCCTGCTCAGGGAGAAACTTGGTCAGGCGCTCCTGGACCTTGACGCCTTGCGCAGATTCTTTGACCGGTCTCAAGGTGTAGTGATGCGTCTGGAATTTGAAAGGTTCATCAAGCCGGTTATTGCCCAGGGCCGGGGTATTCAAGCTTTTGAGTGGATTCCCCGGATAACCGGCCAGGAGCGGGAGCGCTTTGAATTAAAAGCACAGCAGGAGGGTTTTGCTCATTTCCGATTCCGGGAAAAGAACAATCGGGGAGAGATGGTCACGGCAGCCTTTCGTGACGAGTACTTTCCGGTCTATTATCTTGAGCCTTACCAGGGTAATGAGAGAATGATCGGCTATGATCTTGGCTCAGATCCGGTAACACGCCAGGCTTTGGAAAAAGCGCGTGATACCGGAAAACCGGCGGTCACCTCCCGAATCAGGCTGGTGCAGGAAACCGGCAATCAATTCGGTTTTCTCGTCTTTATCCCCGTTTATGACCCAAAAAAACCTGTCGCTCAACTGGAAGAACGAAGAAAAGCCCTGCTGGGATTTGTTGTCGGCGTGTTCCGGCCCAGTGACTGTCTGGAAGGCGCTTTGGTCCACGCACCTCATGAAGGCATGGATTTCCTTCTTTTTGATTTATCCGCCCCGTACCGGGAACGCCTTCTGTATTCCACTGCTTTCCAGTCAGAGCGGGCATTGCCGGACTTATCCTTTGAAGAAACCTTTCCTGTGGCTGACCGGAAAATGTCGGTAGTCTGCACAGCCAAAGCTTCTTATCTCAAAGCCCACCGTTCTCTGGGGCACTGGCTGATTCTGCCTGCCGGGCTGTTTATTACCTTCCTGCTTATGCTCTATCTTCAAACTCTTCATCATCAGGCAAGGAAAACCGAAGAGCTCGTCAATCTGCGGACAGCGGAACTCCAGATGCTGTTAGACAATATCGAAACCCAGATATGGTATCTTATGGATGCTAAAACCTGCGGCAGGGTCAATCGCGCCCGCGCGGACTTTCTTGGCCGGGAAATCAGGGATATTGAATATCGGAATATCTATGACCTGCTTCCTCATGATGAGGCAGAAGCCTGCCTGTCCGGAAATAACCTCCTGTTCCAGGAAAAAAGGCAGATGCGCACCGAAGAATGGGTAACCAATGGCCGTGGGGAAAGACGCCTGTTATCCATTGTCAAAACACCGAAACTGAATGCTGCCGGACAGGTCGAATACATTGTCTGCTCGGCTGAGGATATTACCGAACAAAGGATAATTGAAGAGCAGCTCAGAAAGGCCAAGGAGGAGACCGAGGCAGCCAACTGGCTGCTTAAGGAATCGATTGACCGGGCCAATGACCTGGCTGTCCAGGCTGAAGCAGCCAATAAGGCCAAGAGTGAATTTTTAGCCAACATGAGCCATGAGATCAGGACTCCCATGAATGGGGTAATCGGTATGACCGGGCTTTTGCTCGATACGGATCTCTCGCCGGAGCAGCGCCAGTACGCCGATATCGTACGCAGCAGTGCCGAGTCGCTGCTGGCCCTCGTCAATGACATTCTCGATTTTTCCAAAATTGAGGCCAGCAGGCTGGAGCTTGAGATTATCGATTTTGACCTGGTGGTTGCCCTGGATGAGCTGAGCGATATACTGAGTTTTAAAGTCCAGGAAAAGGGCCTTGAATTTGTTTCTCTTATCGACCCGCACGTGCCCACGCTCCTTCGGGGAGACCCTGGCCGACTGCGCCAGATTCTGATTAATCTGGCTGGAAATGCCATCAAGTTTACTCACCAGGGCGAGATAATCATCCGGGTAAAGCTCGATGAGGAGGATGACCGTAAGGCTACCCTGCGCTTTGAGGTCAGTGATACCGGGATAGGCATTGCCAGGGAGCGGATTGAAAAGCTCTTCAGACCATTTACCCAGGCTGATTCCTCAGTCAGCCGCCAATATGGGGGAACAGGGCTTGGCTTATCCATATCCAAGCGCCTCAGCGAGATGATGGGTGGCCGGATCGGTGTGGTCAGCGAGGAGGGGAAAGGCTCTACTTTCTGGTTTACCATTGTCCTGGACAAGCAGACAGAGCCAAAACCTTACCGGGAAATAGCCGACCTGAGCGGGCTTCGTCTTCTCGTGGTGGACGACCATCCAGTCAATAGATGCCTTCTGGTCGAGTTGCTCCGGGCTCGAAAGTGCCTGTGCGAAGAAGCGGTTGACGGTTATTCGGCCCTCGAAAAGCTCCGGCTGGCAGCTCAAGAGGGAAAACCCTTCTCTATGGCTATCCTGGATATGCAAATGCCGGGGATGAGCGGCGAGGAGCTTGGAAAAAAAATCAAACAGGACTCTCTCCTGCGCGAAACGATCCTGATCATGATGACTTCGATCGGCAAACGTGGAGATGCAGCCAGGCTTGATCAGATCGGGTTTGCCGCTTATCTTACCAAGCCTGTTCAACAATCCCGGTTTTTTGATGCTCTTTCCCTGGCTCTGGGGAGAAAGAATCCACCTTGTAACCAAAAGGAAGAAAGCCTGGTTACCAAATACACCGTTGAGGAGAACAACCGCCGCAAGATCCGCATCTTGCTGGCTGAGGATAATATAACCAATCAGAAGGTAGCCCTGGCTATCCTGAATAAACTGGGGTACAGGGCCGATGCTGTGGCTAATGGCCGGGAGGCACTCAAAGCCCTTGAGTCGATTCCCTATGACCTGGTGCTCATGGATTGCCAGATGCCGGAAATGGATGGATATGAAGCTACCCGCATCATACGCCATCCCTCATCAGCCGTGCTCAATCACCATATTCCCATTATCGCCATGACTGCCCAGGCTATGACCGGGGATCGGGGGAAATGCCTTGAAGCGGGTATGGACGACTACATTTCCAAACCGGTCAATCCACAGGCCCTGGCCAAGGTGCTTAAAGACTGGGGGAAAAAGAGCAGACCAAGTCAGGAGCAGATCAGGGAAGATGAAGAAAAGAAAAAGCCGCTAATTCAGGTATTCGATCGGGGAGATTTTATGAGCCGTTTTCTGGGCGATGAGGATCTGGCCATGATCCTCATCGAGGGGTTTCTTCAAGATGCTCCCCGGCAGATAGCCAGGTTGAAACAAGCCCTGGCCAGCGGGGATGCATTCCTGGTTCATCTTCAGGCCCACACGATCAAGGGCATAGCTGCCAACCTCAGTGCACTCTCCCTGAAAGAGACGGCGTATGACATGGAAACGGCGGCCAAGAAAGGAGACCTTGCCAAGGTCGCACACCTTTTGCCCCACCTGGAGAAGGAGTCCGAGACCTTGAAGGAAACCCTTGTTCAGGTATTGGCTGATAAGCATGGTCTTCCTGGGTAA
- a CDS encoding DUF499 domain-containing protein codes for MSTHALRPWTDLVKLHPDVEAGALTEAVFAIDLGAIAANDPNVPVVNRDPEAFFRATYLTADLRKLLDEVLASLSGKPGYNRVLKLRVPFGGGKSHTLASLFHAARNREALDGIPEAKEFARPGNVAVAVFDGEKFDARNGKTLDDGRTIQTMWGWIAWQIDPEKAFPLVADHDKDRVAPGGDVIRDLLTKGASGRSILILLDEVLKYMERSAAVSVLDSTLQRQAKDFFQNLTVEVAGSEKAALVYSLTWSAREALGNVGLLAEIDKLASRVDQLREPVSGDEVLPILQRRLLGGAPDASSATEVSTAYQDVVTGMRRAHAETPSERQQAEEEGRLLRDRMRAAYPFHPALIDIMRERWTAVDAFQRTRGALRFLASCMHSLKKNGGAKALLGPGDVPVKDVDVRVKMLKELGVQNDYDPVITADIDGPNARAKRIDDRMSRETPALASVKPATRIATAILLYSFGGLRREGSGSDETLPPGVTENELLAACVGPDLDNITATAVLSELRNTCLYLHYDGVRYCFKKDPNVTKLIEDAEQTVAREDSQAHGLGPVRSQIKEMLDTRLAGHHTAIVWPAKSQDIPDEDPRFLVAYLPLEFAAEGKAEQERQAKEYLTKYGDRPRRFRNGLGLAIPEKKQIEALRRAVRYLLAIDLVEAKKQQLRLTKDQLDQLQERKRTEQAAAESCFRELYTAAWLPRVQDGELEIEKVERGGRPLQATGVHERIMELLTSVGTPRIHGSVTPRKIAERVRLGERLSEGEPPLMGIKASDVLESFFRDIAPPRLESASVLRKGIARGVSESVFAYASGSSPGLGPDGRYQVNRDKVILGRSIADDEVDFDSGFLMMPAAVPEAPAAQPAGVFPVDTGAVPPPSVQEGPAGIDVATSTGPVTTGTDAAGRKKRVALTFEATREQVFKAFPAIANLADKSDGARVRIRIEGSSAVGFDPSWLRNAVDEPLDEADIERTAEE; via the coding sequence GTGAGCACACATGCACTTCGTCCCTGGACCGACCTGGTCAAGCTCCATCCCGACGTGGAAGCGGGTGCGCTGACCGAGGCGGTGTTCGCCATCGATCTCGGAGCCATCGCCGCCAATGATCCCAACGTTCCCGTGGTCAACCGGGACCCGGAGGCTTTCTTCCGGGCGACATATCTCACGGCCGATCTGCGAAAGCTCCTGGACGAAGTGCTGGCATCCCTTTCCGGCAAGCCTGGTTACAACCGGGTATTGAAACTCCGGGTGCCTTTCGGCGGTGGAAAGTCGCACACCCTGGCTTCGCTGTTCCATGCCGCGCGAAATCGAGAGGCGCTGGACGGCATCCCGGAGGCTAAGGAATTCGCCCGGCCCGGCAATGTGGCCGTGGCGGTTTTCGACGGCGAGAAGTTCGACGCGCGTAACGGCAAGACGCTGGATGACGGCCGCACGATTCAGACCATGTGGGGGTGGATCGCCTGGCAGATCGACCCCGAAAAGGCCTTCCCCCTGGTGGCCGATCACGACAAGGATCGCGTGGCCCCGGGCGGGGATGTGATCCGCGATCTGCTTACCAAGGGGGCAAGCGGTCGGTCGATTCTGATCCTCCTCGACGAAGTGCTCAAATACATGGAGCGCTCCGCTGCGGTCAGCGTCCTTGATTCCACCCTCCAGCGACAGGCCAAGGATTTCTTCCAGAACCTGACCGTCGAGGTGGCCGGGAGCGAGAAGGCCGCGCTCGTCTATTCCCTCACCTGGAGCGCCAGGGAGGCCCTGGGCAATGTCGGGCTGCTTGCCGAGATCGACAAGCTCGCATCTCGGGTGGACCAACTCAGGGAACCTGTCTCGGGGGATGAGGTCCTTCCGATCCTTCAGCGGCGTCTGTTGGGCGGCGCTCCCGACGCTTCCTCAGCAACTGAAGTTTCCACGGCATATCAGGACGTCGTGACCGGCATGCGGCGGGCCCATGCCGAAACCCCCTCCGAGCGCCAGCAGGCCGAGGAGGAAGGCCGTCTGCTGCGTGATCGGATGCGGGCGGCATATCCATTCCATCCCGCGCTCATCGACATCATGAGGGAACGCTGGACCGCGGTGGATGCCTTCCAGAGGACACGCGGCGCGCTGCGGTTCCTTGCCTCCTGCATGCATTCCCTCAAGAAGAACGGCGGGGCCAAGGCGCTTCTCGGGCCCGGAGACGTGCCGGTGAAGGACGTGGATGTCCGAGTGAAGATGCTCAAAGAGCTTGGGGTACAGAACGACTACGACCCGGTCATCACGGCGGACATCGACGGTCCGAACGCCCGGGCAAAACGCATCGACGACCGGATGTCGCGCGAGACCCCCGCGCTTGCCAGTGTGAAACCCGCCACGCGCATCGCCACGGCCATCCTTCTGTATTCGTTTGGCGGATTGAGGCGTGAGGGCTCGGGCAGCGACGAGACACTGCCGCCCGGCGTTACGGAAAACGAACTGCTTGCGGCCTGCGTCGGTCCGGATCTCGACAACATCACGGCCACCGCAGTCTTGTCCGAGCTTCGCAACACATGCCTGTACCTGCATTACGACGGCGTCCGCTACTGCTTCAAGAAGGACCCGAATGTTACCAAGTTGATCGAGGACGCGGAGCAGACCGTTGCCCGCGAGGATTCCCAGGCTCACGGTCTCGGCCCGGTCCGAAGCCAGATCAAGGAAATGCTGGATACCCGCCTGGCCGGACACCACACAGCCATCGTCTGGCCGGCGAAGAGCCAAGACATCCCCGATGAGGACCCACGCTTTCTCGTCGCCTACCTGCCGCTTGAATTCGCTGCCGAGGGCAAGGCGGAACAGGAACGCCAGGCCAAGGAGTACCTGACCAAATACGGGGATCGTCCCCGGCGATTCCGCAACGGGCTGGGACTCGCGATACCCGAGAAGAAACAGATTGAGGCACTGCGGCGCGCTGTCCGGTATCTCTTGGCCATCGACCTTGTGGAAGCCAAGAAGCAGCAACTTCGGCTCACCAAGGACCAGCTTGATCAACTCCAGGAGAGGAAACGCACCGAGCAGGCCGCCGCCGAGTCATGCTTCCGGGAGCTTTACACGGCCGCGTGGTTGCCTCGGGTTCAGGATGGCGAACTGGAAATAGAGAAAGTGGAAAGGGGCGGTCGACCGCTTCAGGCAACTGGCGTGCACGAGCGGATCATGGAGCTTCTCACCAGCGTGGGAACGCCGCGCATTCACGGATCGGTGACCCCGCGGAAAATCGCCGAGCGAGTGCGGCTCGGCGAACGCTTGAGCGAGGGTGAGCCGCCGCTCATGGGCATCAAGGCGTCCGATGTGCTTGAATCGTTTTTCCGGGATATTGCGCCGCCTCGATTGGAATCCGCATCTGTCCTGCGTAAAGGTATCGCTCGCGGTGTATCGGAAAGCGTTTTCGCCTATGCGAGTGGAAGCAGTCCCGGTCTTGGTCCTGATGGAAGGTACCAGGTAAATCGCGACAAGGTGATTCTCGGCCGCTCCATTGCCGATGACGAAGTCGATTTCGATTCCGGCTTCCTCATGATGCCGGCAGCGGTCCCGGAAGCCCCGGCGGCCCAACCCGCAGGCGTTTTCCCCGTCGATACAGGCGCAGTTCCTCCACCGAGCGTCCAAGAGGGCCCGGCCGGAATTGATGTGGCAACCAGTACTGGACCTGTCACGACGGGCACGGATGCCGCCGGTCGGAAGAAGCGGGTCGCACTGACATTCGAAGCCACCAGAGAACAGGTCTTCAAGGCATTCCCGGCCATCGCGAACCTGGCCGACAAATCTGACGGAGCCAGAGTGCGAATCCGCATCGAGGGCTCCTCGGCTGTAGGCTTCGATCCTTCCTGGCTGCGCAATGCCGTGGACGAACCGCTCGATGAAGCAGACATCGAGCGGACTGCGGAGGAATGA
- the cmr1 gene encoding type III-B CRISPR module RAMP protein Cmr1 produces the protein MNEERETMALTKGGTTYRLRALTDLWTGDLNGKSDRLITTGLLGSIRWWLEVLVRGLNGNACDPTDTKCEDRNHCVVCELFGCGAERIHKGLVIRRGHKRTIVAVGHKILEVVWAILKHKEPYIDQCVASEAMAVQRNAPRWIKALKKYGYWPVQAQVNQ, from the coding sequence ATGAACGAAGAGAGGGAAACCATGGCTCTCACGAAAGGCGGAACAACCTATCGACTCAGGGCATTGACGGATTTATGGACCGGCGACCTCAATGGAAAATCGGACCGTCTGATTACCACCGGCCTGCTTGGTTCCATCCGCTGGTGGCTCGAGGTGTTGGTGCGCGGTCTGAACGGCAATGCCTGCGACCCTACCGATACGAAATGTGAAGATCGAAACCATTGTGTTGTCTGCGAACTATTCGGCTGTGGCGCAGAACGAATACACAAAGGGCTTGTGATAAGACGGGGACACAAGCGAACCATAGTAGCAGTGGGGCATAAGATTTTGGAAGTGGTATGGGCCATATTGAAACACAAAGAGCCATACATAGACCAATGTGTGGCCTCTGAGGCAATGGCTGTTCAGCGCAATGCCCCTCGGTGGATAAAGGCACTGAAGAAGTATGGTTATTGGCCTGTACAAGCACAGGTAAATCAATGA